The DNA region CTATAAAGGCATGAAGCCCCCCAGAGCTCTCTATGACTTCAACGCCCGGTCTTAGATAGAGATGGTAGGTGTTGCCTAAAATTATCTGTGTGCCTATTTCCAAAAGGTCTTTGTGAAGCATTGCCTTCACAGTTCCCTGCGTGCCCACTGGCATAAAAACAGGCGTGCGCACAATACCATGAGATGTGCTCAGCTCACCTAACCTTGCCCTTCCATCTTCTTTTAACACCCTA from Candidatus Kryptonium sp. includes:
- a CDS encoding tRNA-guanine transglycosylase; translated protein: MFRVLKEDGRARLGELSTSHGIVRTPVFMPVGTQGTVKAMLHKDLLEIGTQIILGNTYHLYLRPGVEVIESSGGLHAFI